In Vicia villosa cultivar HV-30 ecotype Madison, WI linkage group LG7, Vvil1.0, whole genome shotgun sequence, the DNA window tatagctgaccatgacaaatagcggcgagccttttctcatcaatcaagtttatctggtccaaccgtgtttgaatccaatcgtcttcgtctagattggcttctttcataattcttagggaaggaatctgaatttcaattggaagaactgcctccatgccatagactaaggagaatggagttgcccctgttgaagtacgcgcagatgtgcgataaccatgaagagcaaaaggtaacatctcatgccagtctttgtaggttactgtcattttttgtatgattttcttgatgttcttgttggcagcttccaccgcgccgttcatctttggtcgatatggagaagaattatgatgtttgatcttgaactgtgtgcaaagttcagtaatcattctgttgtttagatttgtgccattttccgtgataatccgttcagggatgccgtaccgacaaatgagattgtatttgaNNNNNNNNNNNNNNNNNNNNNNNNNNNNNNNNNNNNNNNNNNNNNNNNNNNNNNNNNNNNNNNNNNNNNNNNNNNNNNNNNNNNNNNNNNNNNNNNNNNNtacagaagtgatccaggtgcttggatcacctcaaataacctcccttgagatgttggaatgctcactttccaaagatgagctttggtttgaagaaaacgattcttcttgccaaagaactttgaaaaacaatgaacaagaggagagaaagagaaagcaagtaattgagttgctttggtgtgttttttgaatgagaatgaggcctctatttataggcaattggttcagtactgagtgagagtgtgagcttgcttagtgaagttgatttggtttcttagccatgaagaaagtttgcaaatatctcttatgcaatgatgggaattttgattccatttgatcaatcccctagccctcgattttgcttgatcttaggggaccaaattgctgcagaaatgagctccaattggttgggagaagattcctttgatgaatcaccaatttgtcataaattcaaaaatgcaatcattacataatcacatgcatttgtttttggaatcttctctaatccttatgcaatgatgaaaatggatgtatggcatggtttcagatgtgttatgggtcgtgtagcatccataagagaggttatttgcacaaaatttgcaaagtcaaaaagtgtccatgacctataatttcacttcatgaggccaactttgaacaagcataactcctagctcaaattgaatttggagaaggttgaacacaatttggaaagccctaaacatctacttcaaatcattagtttatgtcttcttcagaatcacttgggaaatttgtgaaaaatgaggtcaaagttggaagaaaactaggttaaaacacttagaaaaatttctaagtgtttatgacctaaacctcaaaatctccaaaacttcataaatggttgatcttttgaaaaaagttcctttgtaagatgttgttttattttgcaagatctacaactttcatgttggaagttttttgagttgtgtaggtgaaattttgagatctcaccatgcctttaaaaaccctaattcccgacttttcgctccttgatgaatttctttgaatttctttggccaaatgactttgacatccatatattgatgatattgatctttgaaagtcattttttgaccaaaaaccttaaaagtcaatgatgatccttcacagttgacttttttcctgacaaagtgaatttttgggcttttgtgtagaaataagatcttctccccaaatggatgatataaatggattatatggaggtagtagagatccttgaatcatgtcttgagttttggattcatgccctgatcagaagtcaactatcttggtgaattaggtcaaaaccctaatttgtcgaccatgtgaaagtaatgactgtagactttgaattgaagtgtgatgtccagtagatcttgtaatatgagttatttgaagaagattgatgtctttgaatgaccctctggggctttttagggtttcccaaatgtgatccctgattttagtccttgataggctcaaaaccctagtctggtgacctgagtaagcctgtactcatatgactggatgtctaatcaatcatagatgagaaaagtgaagtttttgagctccatgattgtattagaggctaatctttgtattgattgatcctttgcctgagctttcttgtctttgtgcatccttgattaggtatcagatggagaaatgactgctctgggtacttgtcttgacctgatgaaaaatcctgaagatatgtcatctcaggggggtcaaaaattagggtatgacactttcGAAATTACCGAACAACTCCTTGCATTATGAGTTCTACTGTTGCATTTAGAACATCGCCTAATAGATTTTATgtcattctttcttttctttggagCACCTTTGCTATTCACAATATTTGGATCACCTACAACTGAGTTCGATGCCAAAATAGGATCGTCCGTACTGCAATACTTTTTGTGTAACTTCAGAATGTCACCCATTATTTCCCCATAAACACCTTCCCTTTTTGAAGCTTCATTGCAAAAGGCAGTAAATGCAGAACAATATGCACCAAACCGAGCTAGCTCAATCATTTTAGAATCATCAGAACCATTACAATTCACGTTCAAGTACTGAATTTTTGCATCCTTCGTCCATCTCGACAAAATCAAACCGGTGGGAATGAGACTAACATGTTCTTCCTTCATGACACCAAACATATGAGAACATGGAATCCCATGAGAATCCCATAACCTACACTCACATTGAAGTGTTTCACCATCATACACAACCTCTACGTCATAGTTATCACAACAATATTTTGTAAATCGATAAGTCTTAAATCCGTTGCGAATTAACTTTTCCTTAACAATCAATGATCcagccttcactatttcatctctGACTTCCTTGAAAATCTCCATAGTATAAACATTCGCAGCATGGCTCTCAAGGGCACGCAGTTGAGTAGTCATCACAGGTTCTGAAAACTTTGATTTATAATCGGCAATCAGTTCATTGTTTCTATAAGATCTCATAGCCTGATCAAAATTgtgcataaattcaaaaatgcagccTTTCTTCCTGACATAACTCTTGATGATTGCATTGACGGCTTCACATTGAGACGTAGTTCTTATACGTCCAAAAAACTTCTCACGTAGATATGCAGTTGCCCATAGTGACCTGTTCTCGTACGTTTTTGCAACCCAAGGATTTCCTTCAAGTccgttttctttaattatttttgaccaaaactcttcaaattgaTCCTTTGTAAAATTAGAGTACATGGCTTtttgaaaatctttcaaaaatgcCGAGTTCTTTACATTCTCAGACGCATTCTTGTTCAAATGCCAAGCGCATAAACGATGTGTCGCATCCGGAAACACCTGTTTTATAGATTCCCTCATCGCCCCATCTCCGTCTGTTACAACTGCTGCTGGGTATCTATTTTCCATGCACTCTAAAAAACACTCCAACAACCACTTATACGTCTCTGTCGTTTCATCTGACACCAACGCAGCACCAAAAATAACTGTCTGAGAGTGGTGGTTACACCCTGAAAATATAACCAATGGGTAGTTGTATTTGTTCTTCTTGTAAGTCGTGTCGAACGCAATCACATCGCCAAAACAAAAATAGTCAGATCTACTGCTTCCATCAGCCCAAAAAAGAGACTTCATTCGTCCATCCATGTCTACGGCATATTTACCATATAACATGGGATCAGTAGATGACTTCACAGTTAGATAATTTATAGCAGCGGCAACGTCACCATCTTTAATATTAGCACGCATTTTACTATCAAAATAATTGTACAGATCCTTCTTTGTAAACCCAACACGATCGTGTCCACCCTTCTGAGCAACCATGTACCCCATTATATGACAAGTTCTAATTCCATTTGACTGTAGACCGTCAATTTGAGCTCTATCTGCTGCAGTAATCTCACGATAAATGGGGTGTAAGTGGACAAACC includes these proteins:
- the LOC131618966 gene encoding protein FAR1-RELATED SEQUENCE 5-like, whose translation is MKNPDHYDSYDYRCRDSGTSDSESDNGRDDSNSVSSAYQGSSDGDGDGDGDSHGEKFVEFDAVVGDRTVKINALTADEIRAMEFGTVDEANVFYFKYAKCKGFAIRKSDVRTRSTEDGQTIIMRQFVCNKHGLRDTKHLRRLDRKREHRPTTRTNCPARLRVHYNPQKDIYVVTCFEEAHNHELTPSRFVHLHPIYREITAADRAQIDGLQSNGIRTCHIMGYMVAQKGGHDRVGFTKKDLYNYFDSKMRANIKDGDVAAAINYLTVKSSTDPMLYGKYAVDMDGRMKSLFWADGSSRSDYFCFGDVIAFDTTYKKNKYNYPLVIFSGCNHHSQTVIFGAALVSDETTETYKWLLECFLECMENRYPAAVVTDGDGAMRESIKQVFPDATHRLCAWHLNKNASENVKNSAFLKDFQKAMYSNFTKDQFEEFWSKIIKENGLEGNPWVAKTYENRSLWATAYLREKFFGRIRTTSQCEAVNAIIKSYVRKKGCIFEFMHNFDQAMRSYRNNELIADYKSKFSEPVMTTQLRALESHAANVYTMEIFKEVRDEIVKAGSLIVKEKLIRNGFKTYRFTKYCCDNYDVEVVYDGETLQCECRLWDSHGIPCSHMFGVMKEEHVSLIPTGLILSRWTKDAKIQYLNVNCNGSDDSKMIELARFGAYCSAFTAFCNEASKREGVYGEIMGDILKLHKKYCSTDDPILASNSVVGDPNIVNSKGAPKKRKNDIKSIRRCSKCNSRTHNARSCSAEEESFGYKKTSRKHVLAVNKSRNNEESLVELGSMVKLTSRVEALQDLTNSKSLGVKLLINI